From a region of the Corallococcus coralloides DSM 2259 genome:
- a CDS encoding metallophosphoesterase: MKLSSLLASLALTGVLSACGPGEAPDAQDLGRTTAALDCAALSKPVYHRVRPSTGDSLLTLNANEAANAATTYGYTDDRGTPFKAASSSGTGLSPVYRLYSPSRGEHIVTIDATERSNLIASGFTTDEGVGFYASKTADACLVPVYRFDNPGLKKHRHAVTQAERDALTAAGWTNEGIKFYAAPTTVDTKFTFVVIPDTQQETVYAPTRLTQRMQWIADNKTAQDIRFVLHTGDLMDWDTPDHLHYQRASDSYQVLDTAQIPYAIALGNHDTAAVCQGGSACPGNVNANLRNTTTFNTYFPLSRFKALGGVFESGKCDNAYHTFNAGGLNWLVLNLELWARTNAVNWAKTVLAQFPQHNVIIITHSHLNGSGGIEQSNGGYGNNSPQYVFDNLIKQYANVRFVFSGHVGNAAYRTDTGVNGNTIYQMLNTFHDGTTNPTRLVEVDTAANTISTRVYAPLTNTERADGAKAYSNVNWVR, encoded by the coding sequence TTGAAGCTTTCTTCTCTCCTCGCGTCCCTGGCCCTGACCGGCGTGCTGTCCGCCTGCGGCCCTGGCGAGGCGCCTGATGCGCAGGACCTGGGCCGCACCACGGCGGCGCTGGACTGCGCCGCGCTCAGCAAGCCCGTGTATCACCGGGTGCGTCCGTCCACGGGCGACAGCCTCCTCACCCTCAATGCGAACGAGGCCGCCAACGCGGCCACCACCTACGGCTATACCGACGACCGGGGCACGCCCTTCAAGGCCGCGAGCTCCTCCGGCACCGGTCTGTCCCCCGTCTACCGGCTCTACAGCCCCAGCCGGGGTGAACACATCGTCACCATCGACGCCACCGAGCGCTCGAACCTCATCGCCTCCGGCTTCACCACCGACGAGGGCGTGGGCTTCTATGCCTCCAAGACGGCGGACGCGTGCCTCGTGCCCGTCTACCGCTTCGACAACCCGGGCCTGAAGAAACACCGCCACGCCGTCACCCAGGCGGAGCGCGACGCGCTCACCGCCGCGGGCTGGACCAACGAGGGCATCAAGTTCTACGCCGCGCCCACCACGGTGGACACGAAGTTCACCTTCGTCGTCATCCCCGACACGCAGCAGGAGACGGTCTACGCCCCCACCCGGCTCACCCAGCGCATGCAGTGGATCGCCGACAACAAGACGGCCCAGGACATCCGCTTCGTGCTGCACACCGGCGACCTGATGGACTGGGACACGCCCGACCATCTCCACTACCAGCGCGCCAGTGATTCGTACCAGGTGCTCGACACCGCCCAGATTCCCTACGCCATCGCCCTGGGCAACCACGACACGGCGGCGGTGTGCCAGGGCGGCAGCGCGTGCCCCGGCAACGTCAACGCCAACCTGCGCAACACCACCACCTTCAACACCTACTTCCCGCTCTCCCGCTTCAAGGCCCTGGGCGGCGTGTTCGAGTCCGGCAAGTGCGACAACGCCTATCACACGTTCAACGCGGGCGGCCTGAACTGGCTGGTGTTGAACCTGGAGCTGTGGGCCCGCACCAACGCCGTGAACTGGGCGAAGACCGTGCTGGCCCAGTTCCCCCAGCACAACGTCATCATCATCACCCACTCGCACCTGAACGGCAGCGGCGGCATCGAGCAGTCGAACGGTGGCTACGGCAACAACAGCCCCCAGTACGTGTTCGACAACCTCATCAAGCAGTACGCCAACGTGCGCTTCGTCTTCTCCGGCCACGTGGGCAACGCCGCCTACCGCACCGACACCGGCGTGAACGGCAACACCATCTACCAGATGCTCAACACGTTCCACGACGGCACCACCAATCCGACACGGCTCGTGGAGGTGGACACCGCCGCCAACACCATCAGCACGCGCGTCTACGCGCCGCTGACGAACACGGAGCGGGCGGACGGAGCGAAGGCGTACAGCAACGTGAACTGGGTGCGCTGA
- a CDS encoding restriction endonuclease fold toxin 5 domain-containing protein, producing MSQGQDRMIVWGLLVVLLTGCASGPTVRLRTEQGTRTYAPATWDRRVPVSAREFEEALARLVEVPLTVRSPRVVRTIAKKGAQLDLGLGFMLRDGYGRWCRAHEAPGDCLSLLEDGAGFDELDRLTLAVGMSLDPLRASIGAALQDTLNPEFFVSVVAGAITSWVVLAAAPEPLFTKAAAVIAAVFLAYVGVQSFLAVVRACGALKEATDRAKTFQELEEAAEVFAQALGPEVARVFVLAVTVLVSHGVTAGLSSALSLMPRFPDAVRLGSTQGGFNPARVLDVSAVAVVDGVVEVTLASTAVAMATMGPPPPSSSAGGPGKWVQVNESMSDRARDYQVQVTGAPKGSAYRLREGDTVVDYDGYDLVEDLLLEAKGPGYAKFIKDDMSLKEFYKGFGKVLEQAERQEAMAQGRRIRWIVAEERFATLLKKAFLEIGRSIEVVCIAPLQ from the coding sequence GTGTCACAGGGGCAGGACCGGATGATCGTGTGGGGACTGCTGGTCGTGCTGCTCACGGGCTGCGCCAGCGGGCCCACGGTGCGGTTGCGCACAGAGCAGGGGACGCGGACGTACGCCCCGGCGACGTGGGACCGGCGGGTGCCGGTCAGTGCGCGGGAGTTCGAGGAGGCGCTGGCGCGGCTGGTGGAGGTACCGCTGACGGTGCGGTCACCGAGGGTGGTGCGCACGATCGCGAAGAAGGGGGCGCAGCTGGACCTGGGGCTCGGGTTCATGCTGCGGGACGGGTACGGGAGATGGTGCCGGGCGCACGAGGCTCCAGGGGACTGTCTGTCGTTGCTGGAGGATGGGGCGGGCTTTGATGAGTTGGACCGGCTGACGCTCGCGGTGGGTATGTCGCTGGACCCATTGCGCGCGAGCATTGGCGCGGCTCTGCAGGACACGCTGAATCCGGAGTTCTTCGTGTCCGTGGTGGCGGGGGCCATCACTTCGTGGGTGGTGCTGGCAGCGGCACCGGAGCCCCTGTTCACCAAGGCCGCGGCGGTGATTGCCGCTGTGTTCCTGGCGTACGTGGGCGTGCAGTCGTTCCTCGCGGTGGTCCGGGCGTGTGGTGCGCTGAAGGAGGCGACGGACCGGGCGAAGACGTTCCAGGAATTGGAGGAGGCGGCGGAAGTCTTCGCGCAGGCACTGGGACCTGAAGTGGCGCGCGTCTTCGTGCTCGCGGTGACGGTGCTGGTGAGTCACGGCGTGACGGCGGGGTTGTCATCCGCGCTCTCCTTGATGCCGCGTTTCCCGGATGCCGTGCGGCTGGGTTCGACCCAAGGGGGCTTCAACCCGGCGCGCGTGTTGGATGTGAGCGCGGTGGCGGTGGTGGACGGAGTGGTGGAGGTGACGCTCGCGTCCACGGCGGTGGCCATGGCCACGATGGGCCCGCCTCCTCCGAGCAGCAGTGCGGGAGGTCCGGGCAAGTGGGTGCAGGTGAATGAGTCGATGTCCGACCGTGCTCGCGACTATCAGGTCCAGGTGACCGGAGCCCCGAAGGGCTCCGCATACCGACTGCGGGAAGGGGACACGGTGGTGGACTACGACGGCTATGACCTGGTGGAGGATTTGCTGCTGGAGGCCAAGGGTCCGGGCTACGCGAAGTTCATCAAGGACGACATGTCGCTGAAGGAGTTCTACAAGGGGTTTGGAAAGGTGCTTGAGCAGGCGGAACGCCAGGAGGCCATGGCCCAGGGAAGACGCATTCGCTGGATCGTCGCGGAGGAGCGTTTTGCCACTCTTCTCAAGAAGGCATTTCTAGAGATAGGGCGCAGTATCGAAGTCGTCTGCATCGCTCCCCTTCAATGA
- a CDS encoding cupin domain-containing protein, whose translation MSTILRTPPLAGGRPPRWDSRRRAPPASASLPPVEKVNLAHASTDLPAPGITRPVGTLHGQPVHMVRLTGTGPWCRHATGDALFFVTRGTLRVELRERTVDLEEGELLIVPRGVEHRPVTDSEALVLMSAPSLEGEAAGQSPAP comes from the coding sequence ATGAGCACGATTCTCCGGACCCCACCCCTCGCTGGCGGCCGTCCCCCTCGCTGGGATTCGCGCCGCCGCGCCCCGCCGGCCTCCGCGTCCCTTCCCCCCGTGGAGAAGGTGAACCTGGCCCACGCCTCCACCGACCTGCCGGCGCCTGGCATTACCCGCCCCGTGGGCACGCTCCACGGTCAGCCCGTGCACATGGTGCGGCTGACGGGCACCGGCCCCTGGTGCCGGCACGCCACCGGAGACGCCCTGTTCTTCGTCACCCGGGGCACCCTGCGTGTGGAGTTGCGCGAGCGCACCGTGGACCTGGAGGAGGGCGAATTGCTCATCGTCCCCCGCGGCGTCGAGCACCGCCCGGTCACTGACTCGGAAGCGCTGGTGCTGATGTCGGCTCCGTCGCTCGAAGGGGAAGCGGCCGGGCAGTCTCCCGCTCCCTGA
- a CDS encoding TIGR02266 family protein encodes MPPSPTPSREVELARAEADMARLEAQLAEQVARATADAAALSERLVRMRQALTRPEHAGDSRLSQWAMRLEDTESPEPSPELARLREKALDAREAALDTRRQAGLDLQSALRVQQEDAARVEKALTSAESDLKRVEDAARARAEAEAKARRAAEAETQKVVPPPALRPSQEKPSTEAPTRAERLPARAPVAATPAKSDARKAGRVRMHTTIDTRSDSNFFTGFSMDISEGGIFIATVEAVPRGTPVELDFTLPGGRPLTVNGVVRWARDGNDRTPDLMPGVGVQFTTLPPEVANAISSFVATRDPMFYPD; translated from the coding sequence ATGCCCCCGTCCCCCACCCCTTCCCGGGAAGTCGAACTCGCGCGCGCCGAAGCCGACATGGCCCGGCTGGAAGCGCAGCTCGCCGAACAGGTGGCCCGCGCCACCGCTGATGCCGCCGCGTTGAGCGAGCGGCTTGTCCGCATGCGCCAGGCCCTGACCCGGCCGGAGCATGCTGGGGACTCGCGCCTGTCCCAGTGGGCCATGCGCCTGGAGGACACCGAGTCCCCCGAGCCGTCCCCGGAGCTCGCGCGGCTGCGTGAGAAGGCCCTGGACGCGCGAGAGGCCGCGCTGGACACGCGCCGGCAGGCCGGGCTGGACCTCCAGTCCGCGCTGCGCGTGCAGCAGGAGGACGCCGCCAGGGTGGAGAAGGCGCTGACGTCCGCCGAGTCCGACCTGAAGCGCGTGGAGGACGCCGCCAGGGCCCGCGCGGAGGCCGAGGCGAAGGCCCGCCGCGCGGCGGAGGCGGAGACCCAGAAGGTCGTCCCGCCCCCGGCCCTGCGGCCGTCCCAGGAGAAGCCGTCCACGGAGGCGCCGACGCGCGCGGAGCGGCTCCCGGCGCGCGCGCCCGTGGCCGCCACTCCGGCGAAGAGCGACGCGCGCAAGGCGGGCCGGGTGCGGATGCACACGACCATCGACACGCGCAGTGACTCCAACTTCTTCACCGGCTTCTCGATGGACATCAGCGAGGGCGGCATTTTCATCGCCACGGTGGAGGCGGTGCCGCGCGGCACGCCGGTGGAGCTGGACTTCACGCTGCCGGGAGGCCGGCCGCTGACCGTGAACGGCGTGGTGCGCTGGGCGCGCGACGGCAACGACCGCACGCCGGACCTGATGCCGGGCGTGGGCGTGCAGTTCACGACGCTGCCGCCGGAGGTGGCGAACGCCATCTCGTCGTTCGTGGCGACGCGCGACCCGATGTTCTACCCGGACTGA
- a CDS encoding MBL fold metallo-hydrolase — protein sequence MRIHHLNCTTMCPPGRRLMDGRRGFTGPAALTCHCLALETPRGLVLVDTGFGLNDVYAPRVRLNGLFRDVLCRPALTEESTAIRQLERMGFQASDVRDIVLTHLDFDHAGGLDDFPHARVHVLADEYRVATAQKSWLDRARFRPQQWSKETRWETYVPHRGEGWFGFDCVRELTGLPPEILLVPLVGHTLGHTGVAIDTGEGWLLHAGDAYFYHGEMDLDRYRCTAGLRAYQKLMQKDGWMRWYNLRRLRELVQRHGEQVTVFCAHDSLEFERLEEREKLPADFPIQPGLVAPVPSLHL from the coding sequence ATGCGCATCCACCACCTGAACTGCACCACGATGTGCCCGCCCGGCCGGCGGCTCATGGACGGGCGGCGCGGCTTCACCGGCCCGGCGGCGCTCACCTGCCACTGTCTGGCGTTGGAGACGCCGCGCGGCCTGGTGCTGGTGGACACCGGCTTTGGCCTCAATGACGTGTACGCGCCCCGCGTGCGGCTCAACGGCCTGTTCCGCGACGTGCTCTGCCGCCCCGCCCTGACGGAGGAGTCCACCGCCATCCGCCAACTGGAGCGCATGGGCTTCCAGGCCAGCGACGTGCGAGACATCGTCCTCACGCACCTGGACTTCGACCATGCGGGCGGCCTGGATGACTTCCCCCACGCGCGCGTGCACGTGCTGGCGGACGAGTACCGCGTGGCCACCGCGCAGAAGTCCTGGCTGGACCGCGCGCGCTTCCGCCCGCAGCAGTGGTCCAAGGAGACGCGCTGGGAAACCTACGTCCCCCACCGGGGCGAGGGCTGGTTCGGCTTCGACTGCGTGCGCGAGCTCACCGGACTGCCGCCGGAAATCCTGCTGGTGCCGCTCGTCGGCCACACGCTGGGACACACGGGCGTGGCCATCGACACCGGGGAAGGGTGGCTGCTGCACGCGGGCGACGCGTACTTCTACCACGGCGAGATGGACCTGGACCGCTACCGGTGCACCGCCGGCCTGCGCGCCTACCAGAAGCTGATGCAGAAGGACGGGTGGATGCGCTGGTACAACCTGCGCCGGCTGCGTGAGCTGGTGCAGCGCCACGGCGAACAGGTGACGGTGTTCTGCGCGCACGACTCGCTGGAGTTCGAGCGGCTGGAGGAGCGCGAGAAGCTGCCCGCGGACTTCCCCATCCAGCCCGGCCTCGTCGCCCCCGTGCCTTCGCTGCACCTCTAG
- a CDS encoding ATP-binding protein — protein sequence MIPDLARLAARGESVTLELKRSTGELREAMHTLCAFANGQGGQVLLGVKPGGELIGQQVSEQTLHDIATARERFEPPLDLHIQSVEVASGRSVLVLTVDGISDSVPYTFDGRAYERVGNTTRKMAQERYELLLLERAHSRRRWENQEADEVPLQELDRQEVLRIVEAARSAGRLVGPVGRGLSELLDRLGVRHKGRLLRAAVVLFGKTFLPHHPQCELRMARFRGTDKTEFLDQRNVRGPAFRLLEEAELFCQRHFPLAGRIEPGRLQRVDRPLIPPDAMRELLVNAFIHRDYSIAGGAVSLAIFDDRVEIWSAGRYPKGITPESLTRPHLSVQRNPIIAEVFYRAGLIEKWGRGTNRVAEMCRAAGLSAPEFAEVTGAVVVTLRVNVGQTLTADRGELAPNLGGATGGLGGVPGGLGGVPGGLGGVPPGGLGGVPPGGLGGVPDGLGGVPGREEVDAKAREIVEKLGPRPRRAALREAIMALTSLRPWHPTELAKKLSYSPDKLTERHLKAMVEEGLLERTHPNNPKHPAQAYRATRRG from the coding sequence ATGATCCCAGACCTCGCCCGCCTCGCCGCCAGGGGAGAATCCGTCACACTCGAGTTGAAGCGCTCGACCGGTGAATTGCGCGAGGCGATGCACACGCTCTGCGCCTTCGCGAATGGACAGGGAGGCCAGGTGCTGCTGGGCGTGAAGCCTGGCGGAGAGCTCATCGGCCAGCAGGTGAGCGAACAGACCCTGCATGACATCGCGACGGCGCGGGAGCGCTTCGAACCTCCGCTCGACCTCCACATCCAGAGCGTGGAGGTCGCTTCAGGGCGGAGCGTCCTCGTGCTCACCGTGGACGGCATCAGCGATTCCGTGCCGTACACCTTCGACGGCCGCGCCTATGAGCGGGTGGGCAACACAACCCGCAAGATGGCGCAGGAGCGCTATGAGCTGCTCTTGCTGGAACGTGCGCACAGCCGCCGTCGCTGGGAGAACCAGGAGGCCGATGAAGTTCCGCTCCAGGAGCTCGACCGCCAGGAGGTGCTGCGCATCGTCGAGGCGGCTCGCTCCGCGGGGCGCCTCGTGGGACCGGTGGGACGGGGACTGTCTGAGCTGCTCGACCGCCTTGGCGTACGCCACAAGGGCAGGCTCCTGCGCGCGGCCGTCGTGCTCTTTGGCAAGACATTCCTTCCCCACCATCCCCAGTGCGAGCTGCGCATGGCCCGGTTTCGAGGCACCGACAAGACCGAGTTCCTCGACCAACGCAACGTGCGCGGACCGGCCTTCCGGCTGCTCGAGGAAGCCGAGCTGTTCTGCCAGCGGCATTTCCCATTGGCAGGCCGCATCGAACCGGGCCGCCTGCAGCGTGTCGACCGTCCGCTCATCCCGCCAGATGCGATGCGCGAGCTCCTGGTCAACGCCTTCATCCACCGTGACTACAGCATCGCGGGTGGCGCAGTGTCGCTCGCGATCTTCGACGACCGCGTGGAGATATGGAGCGCGGGGCGATATCCGAAAGGCATCACGCCTGAATCGCTCACACGGCCACATCTGTCGGTGCAGCGCAATCCCATCATCGCGGAGGTCTTCTACCGCGCCGGACTCATCGAGAAATGGGGCCGGGGCACGAACCGCGTCGCCGAGATGTGCCGCGCCGCCGGGCTCTCCGCCCCGGAGTTCGCCGAGGTCACGGGCGCCGTGGTCGTCACCCTGCGGGTGAATGTGGGACAGACCCTGACCGCGGATCGGGGGGAGCTCGCGCCCAATCTGGGGGGAGCTACCGGCGGATTGGGGGGAGTTCCCGGCGGATTGGGGGGAGTTCCCGGCGGATTGGGGGGAGTTCCCCCGGGCGGATTGGGGGGGGTTCCCCCGGGCGGATTGGGGGGGGTTCCCGACGGATTGGGGGGGGTTCCCGGCCGAGAAGAAGTCGACGCGAAGGCACGTGAAATCGTCGAAAAGCTAGGCCCCCGACCCAGAAGGGCAGCCCTTCGCGAAGCCATCATGGCACTCACTTCGCTTCGGCCCTGGCACCCCACGGAGCTCGCCAAGAAGCTGAGTTACAGCCCGGACAAGCTGACGGAGCGCCATCTCAAGGCCATGGTCGAAGAGGGTCTCCTCGAACGGACCCACCCCAACAACCCCAAGCATCCCGCCCAAGCCTACCGGGCCACGCGCAGGGGCTGA
- a CDS encoding ATP-binding protein, with protein sequence MAAAPRRARQEEGWGLAVSLLVALVLLVLSVVALLLTRASVRSRVMERSIDLQEVGLLGRAFSDKVSLANSALLAGGQSLSRDTAQARRRFLGTADRLAARLETPEDQARVREVLAAEQTHEAALRALVEARTPQEQKLARERLARSHGRVREAQAQLERKVQERLAVENQSSVRVDRWETALLLVACLLGLTVAGVLAWVLHRRLHPLRREAAASAHRFQALVEGVRDYALVLLDTRGRVASWNPGAERIKGWSEAEIQGRPTSVFYTSEDAAAGKPERDLSRALQEGRLRTEGWRQRKDGSRFWAEVSITALRDEDGKPQGFSVVTRDITEQRRQERVQELLAEAGRVFHQSLDPDLTAAEVARLLVPEVADGCILYLLTPAGELRPRAVTHVQPEREASLWEALRRFPPRSGMPPVVWEVMRTGRSRMDVEVDTEDLAASAETEEHRLLIERVAIGSSMVVPLRAGSDTLGAFVLLTARGHRRFTQADQVLVEELAGRAALALENTRLLREAREAVDLIAVTAHDLGNPLQALQLLLNKVQRSQAAGRDEDVRKGLVVARGQAQRLAQLLHNLLDLSRLSSGKRLLDAAPMDLGELAREVVERFSEAAAEAGCDLRLEVEAGQVGQWDRIRLDRVVTNLLSNALKFGRGHPVTVSVSALDADHSRLRVRDEGVGIAPEAQRRVFERFERERAARTKAGYGLGLYIARQLVEAHGGVIRLESVPGRGATFTVDLPRVPRPMEETSVAESPPIHQ encoded by the coding sequence ATGGCGGCAGCTCCCAGGCGCGCGCGGCAGGAGGAGGGGTGGGGGCTCGCGGTGAGCCTCCTGGTGGCGCTCGTCCTGCTGGTCCTGTCCGTGGTGGCGCTGCTGCTGACGCGCGCCTCCGTGCGGTCTCGGGTGATGGAGCGCTCGATAGACCTGCAGGAAGTGGGGCTCCTGGGGCGGGCCTTCAGCGACAAGGTGTCCCTGGCCAACAGCGCGTTGCTGGCGGGCGGGCAGTCGCTCTCCCGGGACACGGCGCAGGCACGGCGGCGCTTCCTGGGTACCGCGGACCGGTTGGCCGCGCGGCTGGAAACTCCCGAGGACCAGGCGCGGGTGCGGGAGGTGCTCGCCGCGGAGCAGACGCACGAAGCGGCCCTGCGCGCGCTCGTGGAAGCCCGCACGCCCCAGGAGCAGAAGCTGGCGCGCGAGCGGCTCGCCCGGTCCCATGGGCGGGTGCGCGAGGCGCAGGCCCAACTGGAGCGCAAGGTGCAGGAGCGGCTGGCCGTGGAGAACCAGTCCTCGGTGCGGGTGGACCGGTGGGAGACGGCGCTGCTGCTGGTGGCCTGCCTGCTGGGGTTGACGGTGGCGGGGGTGCTGGCGTGGGTGCTCCACCGCCGGCTCCACCCGCTCCGGCGCGAGGCGGCGGCCAGCGCGCACCGCTTCCAGGCGCTGGTGGAGGGCGTGCGCGACTACGCCCTGGTGCTGCTGGACACGCGCGGGCGGGTGGCCAGCTGGAATCCGGGCGCCGAGCGCATCAAGGGCTGGAGCGAGGCGGAGATCCAGGGCCGGCCCACCTCCGTCTTCTACACCTCCGAGGATGCGGCGGCGGGCAAGCCGGAGCGGGACCTGTCCCGGGCCCTCCAGGAGGGGCGGCTGCGCACGGAGGGCTGGCGGCAGCGCAAGGACGGCTCGCGCTTCTGGGCGGAGGTGTCCATCACCGCGCTGCGCGACGAGGACGGCAAGCCCCAGGGCTTCTCCGTGGTGACGCGCGACATCACCGAGCAGCGGCGCCAGGAGCGGGTGCAGGAGTTGCTCGCGGAGGCCGGCCGCGTCTTCCACCAGTCCCTGGACCCCGACCTGACGGCGGCGGAGGTGGCGCGGCTGCTGGTGCCGGAGGTGGCGGACGGCTGCATCCTCTACCTGCTCACGCCCGCGGGTGAGCTGCGGCCCCGGGCGGTGACGCACGTGCAACCCGAACGCGAGGCGAGCCTGTGGGAGGCCCTGCGGCGGTTTCCGCCCCGCTCCGGCATGCCTCCGGTCGTCTGGGAGGTGATGCGCACCGGGCGCTCGCGGATGGACGTGGAGGTGGATACGGAAGACCTGGCGGCCTCCGCGGAGACCGAAGAGCACCGGCTGCTCATCGAGCGCGTCGCCATCGGCTCCTCCATGGTGGTGCCCCTGCGCGCGGGCAGCGACACGTTGGGCGCCTTCGTGCTGCTGACGGCCCGGGGCCACCGCCGCTTCACGCAGGCGGACCAGGTGCTGGTGGAGGAGCTGGCGGGCCGCGCGGCGCTGGCCCTGGAGAACACGCGGCTTTTGCGCGAGGCGCGCGAGGCGGTGGACCTCATCGCCGTCACCGCGCACGACCTGGGCAATCCCTTGCAAGCGCTGCAATTGCTGCTCAACAAGGTGCAGCGCTCGCAGGCAGCCGGCCGCGACGAGGACGTGCGCAAGGGATTGGTGGTGGCGCGCGGTCAGGCGCAGCGGTTGGCACAGCTGCTCCACAACCTGCTGGACCTGTCGCGGCTGTCCTCCGGCAAGCGGCTGCTGGACGCGGCGCCCATGGACCTGGGGGAGCTGGCGCGCGAGGTGGTGGAGCGCTTCTCGGAGGCCGCCGCCGAGGCGGGCTGCGACCTGCGGCTGGAGGTGGAGGCGGGACAGGTGGGCCAGTGGGACCGCATCCGCCTGGACCGGGTGGTGACCAACCTCTTGTCCAACGCGCTGAAGTTCGGACGCGGCCACCCGGTGACGGTGTCGGTGTCGGCGCTGGACGCGGACCACTCGCGGCTGCGGGTGCGCGACGAGGGCGTGGGTATCGCGCCGGAGGCCCAGCGCCGCGTCTTCGAGCGCTTCGAGCGCGAGCGCGCCGCGCGGACGAAGGCCGGCTACGGGCTGGGGCTCTACATCGCCCGCCAGCTGGTGGAGGCGCATGGCGGCGTCATCCGCCTGGAGAGCGTGCCGGGGCGGGGCGCCACCTTCACGGTGGACCTGCCGCGCGTGCCCCGGCCCATGGAGGAGACGTCGGTGGCGGAGTCGCCTCCGATCCACCAGTGA
- a CDS encoding immunity 52 family protein: protein MSETYYAGCYWLARSEPVEACAQRLASFIQQLGPLEPTWNRWHQAAANFEKARKRQIQPDEATLAKLMKSKAHRFMDRSSFWLWAGENEEETSGTHGFCGSASPHSPSVCVVTTGSRGSVGERLVTAPVLTEVMRAMALAWEPEVGIATSHAHLEQIKVDQFSSPGTFVGWVMYFADFRGPVPPLPAPVQVEHIPDRGTLITLTPEKFTVSNPAHVALAADVQARLQEAGLLKPLRPWGTGAPQSG, encoded by the coding sequence ATGTCCGAGACGTATTACGCGGGTTGCTATTGGCTGGCGCGTTCAGAGCCGGTCGAGGCCTGTGCTCAGCGTCTGGCATCTTTCATCCAGCAGTTGGGCCCATTGGAGCCCACGTGGAACCGCTGGCATCAAGCGGCGGCCAACTTCGAGAAGGCTCGAAAGCGTCAAATTCAGCCGGACGAAGCAACGCTCGCGAAGCTCATGAAGAGCAAGGCCCATCGATTCATGGACCGCTCCAGCTTCTGGCTCTGGGCAGGTGAGAACGAAGAGGAAACCTCGGGGACCCATGGTTTCTGCGGAAGTGCCTCTCCACACAGCCCCTCCGTCTGTGTCGTCACCACCGGCAGCAGGGGCAGTGTCGGGGAGCGTTTGGTGACCGCTCCGGTTCTCACCGAAGTAATGCGCGCCATGGCCCTGGCATGGGAGCCGGAGGTCGGCATCGCGACCTCCCATGCGCATCTGGAACAGATCAAGGTCGATCAGTTTTCATCGCCCGGTACCTTCGTCGGCTGGGTCATGTACTTCGCCGACTTCCGTGGCCCCGTGCCTCCACTGCCCGCGCCCGTCCAGGTGGAGCACATCCCGGACCGGGGCACGCTCATCACCCTCACGCCGGAGAAGTTCACCGTCTCCAATCCGGCCCACGTCGCCCTGGCCGCGGACGTCCAGGCGCGCCTCCAGGAGGCGGGGCTGCTCAAGCCCCTGCGCCCCTGGGGCACCGGAGCCCCTCAGTCCGGGTAG